The Silene latifolia isolate original U9 population chromosome Y, ASM4854445v1, whole genome shotgun sequence sequence GGCATCGGTTCATGGGCCGCCGACGCCGAGTTAGCCGAAGCTGAAGAACAACAAGCCGCCGTCACGGCCGCCGCCAACCCTCAGAGTTTCCCCAGCCTCCAAGAGTCCGTTACCACCAAACCCAAGAAGAAAAAGATGACCCTTTCCGAGTTCTATTCTCAACCCGGATCCGGATCCGCTACTTCCAACACCCGTTTGACCCCTGACGAGATGTTCAGTCTTCCTACGGGTCCCAAACTCCGTTCTCCTGATGAGTATGTCCCCGGTGGGTCCCGCTTGGGTGGCGGATTTAGTAACTACGGCGGCGGCGGCCGCGATGGTCCATCTCAGGGCCGACGTGGCGGGTTCGATGGTGGGTCCCACAGAGGGGATTATGACTCGGCGCCTCCACCTCCTCCGTCTAGGGCTGATGAGGTGGACGACTGGGGCGCCATGAAACGCAGCGTTCCgagggaaagggagagagataGAGATAGGGGTTCTTCTTCGTCCAGGTATGGTGCGTTGGGATGTGTGTCCCGCGCTGATGAGGTGGACAATTGGAGTTTTGAGAAGAAACCGTTGCCTTTGTCTGAGTCAATGGCCCCTTCTAGATCGAATACGTTTGGATCCGGGAATAGGGATTCCGGGTCGGAGTGGAGGAGGGATGAGCCGCCACCCGCGGGTCGCCCCAGGTTGGTGTTGGAGCCCAGGCGTACTAGTATTACTACTACGAATAATAACAGTAGTAATGAAGGGGGTGTGAATGGTGGTGGTAAAGAAGAGGATGGGGTAGTTGTGGTCAAGGTTAATAAGGGGAATCCATTCGGTGCGGCTAGGCCTAGAGAGGAGGTGTTGGCTGATAAGGGTTTGGATTGGAAGAAGATGGATTCTGATATAGAGGCTAAGAAGGTTAGTGTTGCTGGTGGGAGTAGGCCTTCCAGTTCCCAAGGAAGCCGCCCTACCAGTTCGCAGTCTAATAGGTCGGAGAGTGTTGctattggtggtggtggtggagtggAAGTGAAGGCGAGGCCAAAGGTGAATCCTTTTGGGGATGCTAAGCCTAGGGAAGTTTTGCTTGAGCAAAAGGGTTTGGACTGGAGGAAGATTGATCTTCAGTTGGAGCAGCGTCGTGTTGATCGGTTTGTCGCTTTTCATCCCATCATgatattcatattgttgttttttcATCATTTCATGCCAAGGAAAATGCTCTGTGTTTGATTAAGTGCTCAATTTTTTGTTCCGAATTTTGTTTAGGGTTATATTAGCTTTTTGCTAAGTTTCTTGTGTGTAGTACTGTAGTGTTGACAATGTAGAAAACGTTCTTTGGGTTTTCTTTGTTACCTCATGTGCCAATGTTTCAGCTTTGGTAAAGTTAGAGGTAGTATGATAGAGGTTAGAGAATAAATCATGCACATCAAGTTCTATTTATTATGGAAAGTTGGAATCATGATGATTATCGTCACTAATGTTGTGTATTTATAGCTCCTAGCTGGTTTGGAATTCGTATAAAAAAGCTGGTTTTGAATCATGAGTCACCAGTTTCTGGTATTGTGAGTCCAATTTTGCCTTGGTAGTTCGTACTTGTACATTAACAAAAATAGAAGAGGTTTCTTCCCTCATGGATGACCTAATAGTGTAATGTCCTTATTTTATGCTGTAGACTACGCTTGCATTGTAAATATAGGATTAAGGGATGATAAGGGATAATTTAATCTTATCCTTCGAGCTTTTGCCTTTCTGATTGGTATCGAATGCTGTGGGACATGTCAGAAATCAGAAGGCGCATGTAAGCATAGTATTTTGGGATGACATTGGGTGATTTACTAAAGCGCTACAGCAAGCATATTGTCTTCTGATGACATTGGCTTGACATTTCCGATGATACACTCTTCAGTGATGATGCATGAAAGCATGCGTGTTTGTAGAACCTAAAACTGTCTGATGGCCTCTTTTTTGCTTAACCAGTTTATTATACAATTGCTGCAGGCCTGAGACGGAGGAAGAAAAGACTTTAAAGGAGGAAATTGAGATTTTAAAGAAAGATCTTGAGAATGCGGGTAAGGATGTTCAAGATGGTTCAGGAGTTGAAGAAGCCAACCTACGTGGGCTAATAGAGAGCAAGGAAAGGGATTTGGAAATTCTAATCAGAGAACTAGATGACAAAGTTCGATTTGTTCAAAAGCCTGCTGAGAGGCTGGGCTCTGGTGCAGGTAGGCCAGGCTCTGGAGCTGGTAGGCCAAGCTCCGAAGCTGGTAGGCCGGGTTCTGGCGCTGGGAGATACATGGGGTTCCAAGAGAGACCCCCCCCTCGATCTGAAACATTTAATGATTACCAGGGTGCAGAAACAATGGACAGGCCAAGGTCAGGTGGCACAGGAGATAATATATGGACAAGACCTGGCGAAGATAGAAGAGGAGGTTTCCAAGGAAACAGAGATAGAGGATTTGTGGGCAATAGAGACTTCAACAGGTAATTATCCTGCAACTGACAGTTGAGCTGTATAATGTGTATGTTTGTGGCAAACTGATTATTGCCTACCTTTGTGTGGGGTTATTGCTTCCTTCTATGGTTTACCGGCTTATGCCCATTTGCACCTACGGGTACTGAAGATTCCAAATATTTATATGAGACGATCTTACATGTGAAACCAACTCATTAATCATATACTTAGTAATTAATTAAACAATACCTTAAATATTTAGCAGCTCTTGTTGTTGAGTTGGTCTCATACAAGACTCATTGAAAATCTATGCATTGTGCTTTGGATGGTAGATGAATAGTTTGACGGTGGATGTAactgtttttcttcttttttctatTACCCTACTTGGTGCTCTCTTTGGAGGCGCTGGGTAATGATAGTGATAATGAAGAATGTCGACACTATTTCACTTGCCTTTCGGCAGTTTGGTTGCTTTATTTAACTTCGCTTGAGGTTTCTTTGCCCTAATAAATGCTGCACATTACTTTGCCATGTTGCACTTGCTACAATTTTTGCTCATGGAGAGAGTTCTTGTACTGCCAGTGAAGTCCATTGTAAAACTTTTGGCCAGTGAGTAGTTTTTGACATTTCACGTGCCCGTGTTTGTCGGCGTCTGGGTTTCTGCTGACATTAGGCGTCTTGAATAAGGGATGAGCGGCTACATGAGAGACTGCAAGGATGAACCTCTATGTGTAACTTGAATGAACAAGCCACGTCATCATAACGTTACTATTAGAGAATATTAGATATATTAAGATattaggaaagatattattaTGGGTATCATAATAATATCCTATAGAATATATTTTGGAATATTCTTGATGATACCCATAATAATATTTTTCCTAATCCCCTTTATTTGTTCCCCTTtaagaataaaaattctcaaaagttttccctccaaactccATCTACTTATATAAGGAAAGAAATGTGATTTTCCTATTAAACTATTATCTTTTATTAAAGCATGATTTTTCTTAGAAAATGACTTGATGCATACTTACgcgaaataaaacaataaaataaactaatattattagtttcgTGAAAAAAATTCACTAAGATAAGAAAAgttataaattgaaatcattaacttagtaaaaaaaaaagatttcatGACATACTCAATTTCTTTATTATTTTTGTAGTTTAATTTTTTCGTCATATCAGAACACAATGAGGTGAAATATGAAAATATTAAGGTATAAATTTGGAATGAGTAAGCAATAAACTAAAAAGTAAAAATTTGATGTATACCGCGCatttattgcgcgggatctatactagtatcTTAATATATACTCCTATCTAATATTCTCTAATAGTTACCCCTTCTCTCGTGTTTCCCGATTTTGAAGTTTCTGTACAATGTACTCCAAGGTTCATCTTTTGCCCAACGTGCCCAATTTCCTAACTCTCCGCTACAACTTCTGGTCTAAGTAGCTATGATGTCAAGTTTTCCCCACCGTAGCTCTACATACCGAAAACCCAACCCTAGCCACAACCCGCCGAAACCCTACCTCACCCAAGCAACCTACTTCCATACACCCGAAAAACCCATCCCACCCTTAAAAAACGTAACTCGATCCACCCACTCTAACACAGCCCTAACTGACGAAAGGAGCGTTGTACACCTACCTAAGAACCCTTGAAAACCTGCAATCTCTCTTACCCACGAAAGTTCACTCCCACCCTCACCTTTAGGGTCCTACCGAAGTCGCTGATGGCTTGTCCGTGGCTTCATTGCCTCTACGTCACTTTTGAATGGTGTCGTGATGTTTTAATATCCACATCTGTTTTCCTTTTTTTAGAGTGGTGCTGGTGTTAGGTACCATAAGCTGGAGCATGAAAGTGGTAGGTTAGGATTAGGTTGGTGTTAGGCATGGTGGATTGAGGGTGGTAGGCTGAGTATGGTGGAAGCAGGAAACTAATGTTTGgactttaaatataatataaaatataattagATTATGTTTGTTAAGAGAGTTTAATATTGAAAATTAGGGTTGTTGGTTAGGTGATAACATTGACACCGTTGTAACATGTCAGAAAAAGTGGAAATTTGGGCAAAAATACAAACCTTGGGTGTACAACATtctcaaaaatataaaatttggtTGCATGGTAGAAGTGGCAACCTCAGGGGTGCAATGTGAATattcctttttttaaaaaaaaaataaattaattaaaaactCGACTTCACTGTAATGCTCATACATGGCAACCTAAGAGTTAGAAAGTCAATATCTCAGGATTTGTAATGCATATAGTCATATAGATGCCATTAGAATTTTCCAAAACTTTGTTACGTgtcatttagtttttttttttttaattattttttttatttattttttaagggtattttgaaaaagactatctgaaattatttttttttgttttcgactacttttgttttcctttttttttgtcgATAGCTACCTATTCTAAGAGTCTAGATAGATTTGGTCAATTTTCCAGCATTAATCTGGCCGGATCTCTAAcataggtagttattgaccaaaaagaagaaaacaaaggtagttgaaaacaattaaaacaatataaggtggtttttttttttaacaaatacCCCTAAAaattaaggtagtttttgaccaaaataaaaataaaaacgtCATTTAACCTCTTAACAGTGCTTATCCTTGGCATTTGGTCATTGTGGTTCATTTTCTTTGCCTGCTATCTTACTATCTGTTGAGTATTAGGCTGTTCACTTGGTGCGTTTAAAGGCAGGGGGCTCTCTTATGCTCTGTAAGTTGTAAAGTGATTGGTGTCTATTCTATTATGACAAGTTGAGACTTGTTAAGTGAAACACTTGATGCAGTCCATTTTTCTAAGATCCTTATGTTTGTCTCACACACGGGATTATCAAAACAATTGGGATTAGATTAAAAACACTGCCTTGTAATTGTTTTTGGGGGTCAAAGACCATCAGATTGACAGATTGGTGGATTTTACTTTCAAGACATCCATGCACCTTAGGAGAGAGCTTGTGTTCCAGTTCGCTCAGCCGATTCTCGAACTAGGTCATCTGTAGAGTATGAAGTAAAACATCTAGGACTCGAATTTTGGACGATTAAGACTCGGTTTTTTAACAGTTTAGTGGACTGTTTCGTGTGCTTAAGAGGAGATTAAAACGAACACAAATAACAAAGCTTTGGACAGGAACTCTACGGACTCGATTTGAACACTCATAGGGACTGTTTTAAGGACCAACAAACAACACTAGGACAAATTTTAAAGCTAACAAACGACTCAAACCAAACAAGGCACGAAACAGCCTGTTTTGGACGAAAATAAGACCTTAaataacttgattaatttgaatgaaagcaatggaaataagattgtaatttaaatgcttatgaattaaacattcaaataacaatttccaaaatgacataaagcaaagaaatgataaagtaaactaatagtccaatcttccttgtctgtagctcaacttcttatttatgattatatggactgattggaGGCTTGTGGAACCGTGTATGACTCCTATGCAGCTCCCAAAAAatctcttgagctttgttggatcaaaagaggaaagattgatagcgacatttagctcattgttcaaaaTCGGGTCCCCTTGTACCTTTGCAAAGATTCTTCAATTAATTTCTGAATGGTAGCCTTTggagataaaagatcctacacaaaaacgtcccaaactcacccaaGATAAGAATTAGGACGGTTGGAGCCATGACTTCTTAGACGGTTTTTGAGTTAGACCTCAAATTAGGACGAGGTCCAAAACCGTGGAAAATGGAGCTTAGTGTTGTTTCCAATTTCACTTCAATCCCTCCCTCTTCAAAAGGACTTGTCCTCAAGTCCTTGAAATCATCATCCTCAATTTCCTCATAGCTTGGACTCAAAGTCCCCAACATCAAATGTGACATGAATTCCTAAGAGATCAATCTTGTACTTGTTGAACCCAATTTGCTTGATGACTTTGAAAGGACCTTCTTCACTTGCCATGGACTGTTTTTTCCTTTACTTGATGACCTTACTCTCATATTCACCCATACAAGATCTCCGGGCCTGAATACTTGTGTTTGCTTAAGAACCATGGACATTTCTTTGCATTTGGTGGCCTTGGCATGGATGGGAGGTTCCTTTTCAACTCGTTTCTTGACTCCTTTCCATTCCTCAACAATTGGCTCGAAAATTTGTGTTTGGACAACCTCATTGTCGTGGCCGTTGCCACTAGCCTTGCACTCGAATTCAAATGAGCTAATTGAACTTGGAATAGAGAATGTAGTAGGCTTACATTGCAAACTTTCAAAGAAACCCTCGGTTTGATCTTTCCATTTGAGTAATGCTTGAACCCTTGGCTCCTTGAACTCATCTTTGGTATGGACAACATGGACATTCCCCACGCCATCCTCCCCTTGACTCACCTTGTCTTCATTGATCAATAATACTTTCTTGGGTGGTTCAAACATGGACTCGGGTGGTAGGGGTGCTAGCATAACTTTCTTTGAACCAAGTTTGAAAGTGTAGGTGTTGTCTTGACCATTGTGCATTGAATCTTTATCAAACTCTCATGGCCTGCCAAGTAgaagatgacaagcatccataggtagaacatcacaaagaacctCATCAACATAGCTCTTGCCCATGGAGAAGGACACTAGGCATTGCTTATCCACCTTAATTTcagcccctttgttgagccacctcAACTTGTAAGGATTAGGATGATCTTGTGTAGGCAAAGAGAGCTTCTCAATGAGAGTATTAGAAGCCACATtggtacaacttcctccatcaatgataaggtTGTAAACTTTCCCTTCAATAgtgcacctagacctaaagagttgttgttgttggttactTCCATAGGTTGGGTACTCAATGCTCTCCAAATGACCAAACTCACTCCCTCATCCGGTTCTACAACCATGGCAGCCTCCTCTTGCTTCTTAGACTCCTCACCATCATCACAAACAAGTATTTCATCCTCACCCTAATGCACTACCTCAAAGCTACTAAGTGCTCTCTTGTTTGGACATTGGTTAGCAAAGTGACCAAAGCCTTGGCATTGATAATATTTCTTCAAAGATGTGGTGTTTTTGTGTCAGCTCATGGGTGCTTTGTCTTTGTCAAGAGTGGGGAGTTTGTTTTGAGGGGTTGGTTCATCAACCTTGGCCTCAGTTTGGGTGTGGTAGGGGGCTGTTTTGGCGGCTGTTTTTGTGGTGATAGCTGACACGCCTACGGTAGTCGATAtttaagacggccaaattaacaatttatataccacaataCGTACTAATTAATACTAATTAAAAACTAGTAAAGTAGCAAGTAATgagatcgaacccaagagaaggggggtTTTGCAATGGTGAAATCGAGAGagcaattagaacaattgtgacaaattaacaataagtatgtaaaaaggggggggggggggttggtttGGGTTTTCAAAGACAACAAAATGAAATTTAAATAAGAGTGAACAACAAGTAATCAAGCACTCaagttttaagatggaaatttatcAAATTTAAGAAAGACTTAATCCGACTCATTAAAGTGAGACATTTTAGTTGATAAAACCACTCAatcaatccttctaattaatattATCACCTTATTGTAGAGATTATTCTcctaaatctccttaataatggttaaatgacaaggaaatcacacttaatcaattaacccaacttatcaatcctACCAAGTAAAAATCGCATACATTGGTTAAATTAATAAGAAGATAAAAGCACTAGAGATTCAATAAGgataattagacacaatgaaatcacgattaatgcctaattataagttaatcctttacttgctaattaagccaagaagaaatcacattcattagcataataacaaagtgttgcaaatatgagattacaaggaaatcacacttaataatcccaacaacaataaattaaggaacttgattaattaagcaacaaagaaatcacacttaattactcaatgtaaacaaggtttccaaaattcaaacaataaacacaaaggattaacaatgataatgaaaattaaggaaagattaaggagtcttacaaccaaagattacacctttgagtcggattaagaagaggagattagttctccataatagatctaaacccaatcaaaagatgaataattcccaaaattacaacttgattaattaaaatgAGCATAAGATGTGTTAACCTAGAGGAAAACACACTATATATAGTTTAACATAACCTAATAACCGTGAGCTTAACATGGAGAAAGCCCGTAATACAAAATGGAGTGAAACCCAGAAAACTCGTACGGTGCGAGAAATGGGTGCAGGAAACTCGCACCGTGTGAATTGTCTGCTGGAATGCGTTTTTCAATCGTTGCTTGCTTGATCCTTGGAAGGCTTCTTCATGATGTTTCCCCAATGCTTGTTCTTCCTCCTTCCTTTGATGCTTCTCTTGGTCACTTGGCATCTCATTCTTCACTAGAAAACCTTGCTAAATGATAAAGCACTCGGAATTGGTCAAATAATGCTAGAATTGCCTAAAACCGTTACCAAATGCTACCAAATGAGCTCCAAATGATGCCAATTGtaagtagaaataggagctcatcaaacaccccacacttagccctttgctcgtcccgagcaaactaaAGTAAAGCTAATCACCGCGAGGCTAAGAAAAGCGTATGGGCATGCTCCTAATTCTCCTCACTTCTCTCACACTCCCTTCTTATATCATCCCTCTTCTAAAACACATGGTCACTTTTCTTCAAAGCTCCAACAAGTGAGTAAGTGACCCAAAATCCTCCAAAACTAACCTCTCTTCCCTCACTCGCCCTCCCTATGCCATCCCTCTTCTAAGATATGATCCTAGTCCACCGATTCTTCATCACCAACTTTTCACCACTCTTAACAACTCTCCTTATTtctcccccttatcactccaaaaCAGTTCACACAAGGTTACCTAAGCCTTACAACACCTCCTAACACACAAAGTAGGCAACTCCAACTTCCTCCAGGATTATATTACTACAATTCTCAAATGGCAACAATATCATCAACATCATAATTCCTCGAACAATACTTCACAAGccattcattcaaaacaacacaACTCACTACTTCATTCACCAAGTGTATCAAATGCTAATTAAAGATTCGGCCTCCAACACCCCCCACTTAGCTTTGATACACTTCTATCCTACCCTTTCGGCCTTCTAGAGTTCCACCACTTATGTCACCAATGCAAAATGGAAGTAGTCATTTATGTGACATGATTTCGAGGTTTCAAAGAGtcacaaaaaatttcaatttttcctaattctctcattttgcctaaaccgccctttcgggttttcggtttagctctCTGCCTCACCTCTACTCTCGTGGCTCGTACTCATTTCTTCTTTTTGCACgtagcgccctttcgggttttcactccgacctcggccactttcccatttttgcctaggatgcccttttgggttttcatcctagccgggtttttcttcttcttttctttttctttctctctttttttttttttttttttttttttaaatgaaataCGATGCATGAAAATGAATataaaacaatatatacatgatgttaccaactcatgtccaccccacacttaattcttcactttgtccccaaagtgtgaGGTGAACACCCTAAACCCGCTCGAGAGTGTGAGCTTGAGGCATCTCCATTTCCCGGAGGTCCTCCCCTTCTTCTTGATTCCCTTCTTCTTTGAAACCTTGCCATTTCGGCCCTTGCTTCATCCACTTGAGTCTCACCATAGCCTTGGTATTGGGTGGGGAAATTTTGCATGTGTTGGCATTCATAGCCGCCACCATGTCAAAAGTTGCGTTTTGGACATAACACACTTCTTCCATGTCCTCTTGGTAGAGGTGGTAGCGGTTCTCGGTGATTCCCCACCGGGCATTCTCCGTGAGTTGAATTTGGGAGAAGGTGGGCGCAAGGTTTGTTAAACGGTTTGAGACATCAGATTGCCAAGTGTTGAAAGCTTAGTAGTTGAATTGTGGTGCCATGAAGGGATGTTGTGGTGGTGCTTGTGGCATGTGAGGTGGAGTGAAGTGGGGTTCATCAAAAGGAGCATTTGGCATTGGTTCATTAAAAGGTGCATCAACATGTGGCATGTCACCATAAGTTAGAGCTCCCCCCATTGTGGCCGCTCTCCACCTTCCTCATTGCCGGGTTCAACTACATGTACTCTATTAACCCAAAGGTCCACAAACTCGTCATCGGGACGCATGTAAAAGTCTTGGGCACTCCCCCAACCTAAGGGTGAGTTGGGGGGACGGGGTAAGTACATGTAAGGCCTTGGGTTCTTACCACCCATACACCAAATTACCACGGAGGCGGTCTTGTCCACAACTTCAAGCATATTTGCTTTCGTCAAATACTTGAAGTCCATGAGATGGTCGCCCTCGAGTGGCCACGCATTGGCCGGAAATGATACACCCGTTTTGGCCACAATTTTTTCGATCATGCCCCCAATAAAAATGGTTCCCTTTGGTTCTTTTTGCAATTCAAGGCAACCCTTCACAAATAAGTCCGCCTAATCCGGTATTCCCTTTCCCTTCGGGGTCATGGACCAAAGGCATTGCAATTGTAGGTAGTTC is a genomic window containing:
- the LOC141633476 gene encoding eukaryotic translation initiation factor 4B2-like isoform X1, with product MSSKPWGGTGTGIGSWAADAELAEAEEQQAAVTAAANPQSFPSLQESVTTKPKKKKMTLSEFYSQPGSGSATSNTRLTPDEMFSLPTGPKLRSPDEYVPGGSRLGGGFSNYGGGGRDGPSQGRRGGFDGGSHRGDYDSAPPPPPSRADEVDDWGAMKRSVPRERERDRDRGSSSSRYGALGCVSRADEVDNWSFEKKPLPLSESMAPSRSNTFGSGNRDSGSEWRRDEPPPAGRPRLVLEPRRTSITTTNNNSSNEGGVNGGGKEEDGVVVVKVNKGNPFGAARPREEVLADKGLDWKKMDSDIEAKKVSVAGGSRPSSSQGSRPTSSQSNRSESVAIGGGGGVEVKARPKVNPFGDAKPREVLLEQKGLDWRKIDLQLEQRRVDRPETEEEKTLKEEIEILKKDLENAGKDVQDGSGVEEANLRGLIESKERDLEILIRELDDKVRFVQKPAERLGSGAGRPGSGAGRPSSEAGRPGSGAGRYMGFQERPPPRSETFNDYQGAETMDRPRSGGTGDNIWTRPGEDRRGGFQGNRDRGFVGNRDFNRSTSRERW
- the LOC141633476 gene encoding eukaryotic translation initiation factor 4B2-like isoform X2 — its product is MSSKPWGGTGTGIGSWAADAELAEAEEQQAAVTAAANPQSFPSLQESVTTKPKKKKMTLSEFYSQPGSGSATSNTRLTPDEMFSLPTGPKLRSPDEYVPGGSRLGGGFSNYGGGGRDGPSQGRRGGFDGGSHRGDYDSAPPPPPSRADEVDDWGAMKRSVPRERERDRDRGSSSSRYGALGCVSRADEVDNWSFEKKPLPLSESMAPSRSNTFGSGNRDSGSEWRRDEPPPAGRPRLVLEPRRTSITTTNNNSSNEGGVNGGGKEEDGVVVVKVNKGNPFGAARPREEVLADKGLDWKKMDSDIEAKKVSVAGGSRPSSSQGSRPTSSQSNRSESVAIGGGGGVEVKARPKVNPFGDAKPREVLLEQKGLDWRKIDLQLEQRRVDRPETEEEKTLKEEIEILKKDLENAGKDVQDGSGVEEANLRGLIESKERDLEILIRELDDKVRFVQKPAERLGSGAGRPGSGAGRPSSEAGRPGSGAGRYMGFQERPPPRSETFNDYQGAETMDRPRSGGTGDNIWTRPGEDRRGGFQGNRDRGFVGNRDFNSVLDQSFSTRAVGVVSIFESSGVLLKLGSLWRTEHQTIQCCLKGVWLVVRPKLKELT